In the genome of Cetobacterium somerae ATCC BAA-474, the window TGTCATTTGGTGCATAGTTTAGACCAAACTGTCCACCAAATCCATAAGCTTCTCTTTCAGAATCGATTGATGCATCACCTTTATTTAAAGCGTTTTTACCAAAGTCATCAGGCTTTCCAGTTAAAAGAAGTAAAGGGATAGATGTCTTTAAAGTAGTATCTGCTTTTAAAGTTCTTTTACCATAAACTCCTCTAACTGCTAATGAAGCTGACCATTTATCAGTTAAGTTAAAAGCTTTTCCTAAAGTAGTTTGAGCATATGCATTAGAACCTTTAACATTTGTTCCAGTTAGTAAATCGTTAAAATTCATTTTTCCAGGAACAACATCAGGTAAAGGAATACTATCTTTATATTCTAACTCAGCTCCACCTCCAACTGCTCCCATTGTCCAGAAGTAAGCTCCATCATCTGTCTTCTTATAAAGAGCAAAGTTAGGTATGGGTGAAGAAAGGTTAGTTGAAAAATCTCTTCCTCCTTGGCTCATATTTTGGTCACCAAAGGCATACTGAATTCCACCAACAATGTAAGTTCCGTTTTCTAATCTCATTAAACCAGCCGGGTTGAAATAAACCGTAGATCCTACGTTTATAGCACCTTGTTGTGCTGGATTCCCACCGTATTCAGCTGAGTAGTTTTGAATATGATCTATAGATGCTCCCATAGTAGAAACACTTAAACTAGCTATTAAAGCTAGTAACGATAATTTAAATCTGTTCATTAATATAATCCTCCCTAGTATTTTAACAATTACTAGTGTAATATAACACATGTTTTTAAAAATTACAAGTGTTTTTTATGTAGTGTATATAGATGAAATCTTTGAATTCTCTTGTGTTA includes:
- a CDS encoding OmpP1/FadL family transporter encodes the protein MNRFKLSLLALIASLSVSTMGASIDHIQNYSAEYGGNPAQQGAINVGSTVYFNPAGLMRLENGTYIVGGIQYAFGDQNMSQGGRDFSTNLSSPIPNFALYKKTDDGAYFWTMGAVGGGAELEYKDSIPLPDVVPGKMNFNDLLTGTNVKGSNAYAQTTLGKAFNLTDKWSASLAVRGVYGKRTLKADTTLKTSIPLLLLTGKPDDFGKNALNKGDASIDSEREAYGFGGQFGLNYAPNDRLNIGFRYDTKVKLKFKTKSDISDSTKGALGIGVSDALLGLYPVYKDGEKLRRDLPALAALGASYKVTEQWTTFVGGNYYFNESATMDRIGKTNVDYKNGWEISVGSEYWFTPQIAWLVGFNYADTGAPDKSFAATEYALNSTMLGTGVKYRPNETIEWTVAFNHYIYDSRTVNDIKYEKEISSIGINFVKKF